The proteins below come from a single Beutenbergia cavernae DSM 12333 genomic window:
- a CDS encoding GNAT family N-acetyltransferase translates to MSDGGWQRVDAGDGVLLRRVRAADAPGVLAVHGDPRVYALDPHETHRDLAHSRRFLEPMLRHWARHGFGYWAVLVPLDWWPDGVPGTRAEEAPDDGTRVHAGLGGLQHYLMAGEQVLNVYVRFAPATQGRGLARRVINTAVRMAPTVAPGLDLVVRTRPANAATRRVAERAGFVDEGLEPGTTDMALLRLSAPVVDPAG, encoded by the coding sequence GTGAGCGACGGGGGATGGCAGCGGGTCGACGCCGGCGACGGCGTCCTGCTGCGGCGGGTGCGCGCCGCCGACGCCCCCGGTGTGCTCGCCGTGCACGGCGATCCGCGGGTGTACGCGCTCGACCCCCACGAGACGCACCGCGACCTCGCCCACTCGCGACGGTTCCTCGAGCCGATGCTCCGGCACTGGGCGCGTCACGGGTTCGGGTACTGGGCGGTGCTCGTCCCGCTGGACTGGTGGCCGGACGGGGTTCCCGGGACCAGGGCCGAGGAGGCGCCGGACGACGGGACGAGGGTGCACGCCGGTCTCGGCGGCCTGCAGCACTACCTGATGGCCGGCGAGCAGGTGCTCAACGTGTACGTGCGGTTCGCGCCGGCCACGCAGGGCCGCGGCCTCGCCAGGCGGGTGATCAACACGGCGGTACGGATGGCGCCGACGGTCGCACCCGGTCTCGACCTCGTGGTGCGGACCCGGCCGGCGAACGCGGCGACCCGTCGCGTGGCGGAGCGCGCCGGCTTCGTGGACGAGGGTCTCGAGCCGGGCACGACCGACATGGCCCTGCTGCGCCTGTCGGCACCCGTCGTCGATCCGGCCGGGTAG
- a CDS encoding GNAT family N-acetyltransferase, which yields MSLQITPASADDVPAMADLAERRRARYATYQPRFWNPAPDARERHEPFLASLVAADDGAIVRVARRGQEVAGFAVGTLVPPPPVYAPGGPACLVDDFAVADDGEWPTVGVDLLRAVTTEARARGAVQVVVVTAHLDEPRREALRAAGLTLGSEWWVGAL from the coding sequence ATGAGCCTCCAGATCACTCCGGCGAGCGCCGACGACGTCCCCGCGATGGCCGACCTCGCCGAGCGGCGTCGAGCGCGGTACGCGACCTACCAGCCGCGGTTCTGGAACCCGGCGCCCGACGCCCGCGAGCGGCACGAGCCGTTCCTGGCGTCGCTCGTGGCGGCCGACGACGGCGCGATCGTCCGCGTGGCTCGGCGCGGCCAGGAGGTGGCCGGGTTCGCGGTGGGGACCCTCGTGCCGCCACCGCCGGTGTACGCGCCGGGCGGTCCGGCGTGCCTCGTGGACGACTTCGCTGTCGCTGACGACGGGGAGTGGCCGACGGTGGGCGTGGACCTGCTGCGAGCGGTGACAACCGAGGCGCGGGCGCGCGGGGCCGTGCAGGTCGTGGTCGTGACGGCGCACCTGGACGAGCCGCGACGCGAGGCGCTGAGGGCGGCGGGCCTCACGCTGGGGTCCGAGTGGTGGGTCGGCGCCCTCTGA
- a CDS encoding PQQ-dependent sugar dehydrogenase produces the protein MGGARLVDVRRDRRGRAGAFGRRRRAVVSSALIAVALTACGPLAPGPGGDPVTPEATTSQAEPPSTTAEAPPPVGDVGTPVDVVTGLDAPWGVALLPGGDALVTLRDEARVVRLAADGTMTRLDAGGPDGTVPGVAPRSEAGLLGIAVAPDDPTDVFLYLTATDENRVVRARLDGDALTDLTTIVDGIPADSTHNGGRLAFGPDGFLYVTTGDAQIRPNAQDLDSLGGKILRVTHDGAAAPGNPFDTRVWSYGHRNVQGIGWTDGGVMYASEFGQNALDEVNRIEPGGNYGWPEVEGGGGTDRGFVDPVVTWPTSDASPSGLAVTAHGVWVAALRGERLWFLPFTGADDDGVGPPRELLTSELGRLRHVLAVDPDTLWLVTNNTDGRGDPRAGDDRIAAVDLGP, from the coding sequence ATGGGTGGTGCGCGGCTCGTCGACGTGCGGCGTGACCGGCGCGGACGCGCCGGGGCCTTCGGCAGGCGACGCCGCGCCGTCGTCAGCTCCGCCCTGATCGCCGTCGCGCTCACCGCGTGCGGCCCCCTCGCGCCCGGCCCGGGCGGCGACCCGGTGACCCCGGAGGCCACGACGTCGCAAGCAGAGCCGCCGTCGACCACTGCCGAGGCGCCGCCGCCCGTGGGCGACGTCGGCACGCCCGTCGACGTCGTCACCGGCCTCGACGCCCCGTGGGGAGTCGCGCTCCTGCCCGGCGGCGACGCCCTCGTCACGCTGCGCGACGAGGCCCGCGTGGTGCGCCTCGCTGCCGACGGCACCATGACCCGCCTCGACGCCGGCGGCCCGGACGGCACGGTCCCCGGCGTCGCCCCGCGCAGCGAGGCCGGCCTCCTCGGGATCGCCGTCGCCCCCGACGATCCGACCGACGTCTTCCTCTACCTCACGGCCACCGACGAGAACCGGGTCGTGCGCGCCCGGCTCGACGGCGACGCTCTCACCGACCTCACCACGATCGTCGACGGCATCCCGGCCGACTCGACCCACAACGGCGGCCGCCTCGCGTTCGGCCCGGACGGCTTCCTGTACGTCACCACCGGCGACGCGCAGATCCGCCCGAACGCGCAGGACCTCGACTCCCTCGGCGGCAAGATCCTGCGCGTCACGCACGACGGCGCCGCCGCGCCGGGCAACCCGTTCGACACCCGCGTGTGGAGCTACGGGCATCGCAACGTCCAGGGCATCGGGTGGACCGACGGCGGCGTCATGTACGCCAGCGAGTTCGGCCAGAACGCGCTCGACGAGGTGAACCGCATCGAGCCCGGCGGCAACTACGGCTGGCCCGAGGTCGAGGGCGGCGGGGGCACCGACCGAGGATTCGTCGACCCGGTGGTGACGTGGCCGACGTCCGACGCCTCACCGAGCGGTCTCGCCGTCACCGCCCACGGGGTGTGGGTCGCCGCGCTGCGTGGCGAACGCCTGTGGTTCCTTCCCTTCACGGGGGCCGACGACGACGGCGTGGGTCCGCCGCGGGAGCTCCTCACCTCGGAGCTGGGTCGGCTCCGGCACGTGCTGGCCGTCGACCCCGACACGCTCTGGCTCGTCACGAACAACACGGACGGCCGCGGCGACCCGCGCGCCGGGGACGACCGGATCGCCGCCGTCGACCTCGGGCCTTGA
- a CDS encoding MMPL family transporter, which produces MVDRAAALADLSTTPQAVVPQPSEDSTAALVAVPLEAAAVEEDLSGTADELRTTASDGVPEGVDVYLTGAVGFQDDITNAFAGADVRLLVITASIVALLLIVTYRSPVLWLVPLAVVGTADGIARVGAVAAAEALGFIVDASIGGILSVLVFGAGTNYALLLVARYREELHRTDDRFEAMGVAVRRAGPAILASGSTVILSLLALMLADLGGTRALGVTCAIGIAVAMLFALTVLPAALVVCGRGLFWPFVPRVVDGADEKGGVWDRIARSVARRPALVATVAGLGVAVLGLGLVGSSVGLSQTQQLVGDPESVQGQEVIEENFSPGTTSRTTVLAPDAAADDALAVAESVPGVIDPAPGESADGWTQITLAVDAAPQSDEAFAVITDLREAYAGAPEPTSDSLVGGPDATALDTTTTAERDQRTVIPVIFGIVFLILVVLLRALVAPVLLIATVLLTYVGSMGLGSLVFRYVLDIPAFDTTVVLYAFLFLVALGVDYNIFLVTRAREEARASGTREGMIRAVSSTGGVITSAGILLAAVFAVLGVLPVIALLQIGIIVCVGVLLDTLVVRTLLVPALAGVLGERFWWPGRVGERGSGREGRVGAHAMAEGSAGR; this is translated from the coding sequence CTGGTCGACCGCGCTGCCGCCCTCGCCGACCTCTCGACGACGCCCCAGGCTGTCGTCCCGCAGCCGTCCGAGGACTCCACGGCCGCGCTCGTCGCCGTCCCGCTCGAGGCCGCGGCCGTGGAGGAGGACCTCTCCGGGACAGCGGACGAGCTCCGGACGACGGCCTCGGACGGCGTTCCGGAGGGTGTCGACGTCTACCTCACGGGTGCCGTCGGATTCCAGGACGACATCACGAACGCCTTCGCCGGAGCTGACGTCCGCCTGCTCGTCATCACCGCGAGCATCGTGGCCCTGCTCCTCATCGTCACCTACCGCAGCCCGGTCCTCTGGCTCGTGCCGCTCGCCGTCGTCGGGACCGCCGACGGCATCGCGCGCGTCGGCGCCGTCGCCGCGGCAGAGGCGCTCGGGTTCATTGTGGACGCCTCGATCGGCGGGATCCTCTCGGTGCTGGTCTTCGGGGCAGGCACGAACTACGCGCTCCTGCTCGTCGCGCGCTACCGCGAGGAGCTGCACCGCACCGACGACCGCTTCGAGGCCATGGGGGTCGCCGTCCGGCGCGCCGGGCCGGCGATCCTGGCGAGCGGGAGCACCGTCATCCTCAGCCTGCTCGCCCTGATGCTGGCGGACCTCGGGGGGACGAGGGCGCTGGGCGTCACCTGCGCGATCGGCATCGCGGTCGCCATGCTCTTCGCCCTCACCGTGCTCCCGGCGGCGCTCGTCGTGTGCGGGCGCGGGCTGTTCTGGCCGTTCGTCCCCCGGGTCGTCGACGGCGCCGACGAGAAGGGCGGCGTGTGGGACCGCATCGCACGGTCCGTCGCGCGCCGGCCCGCGCTCGTGGCCACGGTCGCCGGACTCGGAGTGGCGGTCCTGGGTCTTGGCCTCGTCGGGTCGAGCGTCGGGCTGTCGCAGACGCAGCAGCTCGTCGGCGACCCGGAGTCCGTGCAGGGCCAGGAGGTCATCGAGGAGAACTTCTCGCCCGGCACGACGTCTCGCACGACGGTTCTCGCACCCGACGCCGCGGCCGACGACGCCCTCGCCGTCGCCGAGTCCGTTCCCGGCGTCATCGACCCAGCTCCCGGAGAGAGTGCCGACGGGTGGACGCAGATCACGCTCGCCGTCGACGCCGCACCCCAGAGCGACGAGGCGTTCGCGGTGATCACCGACCTGCGCGAGGCCTATGCAGGGGCGCCGGAGCCGACGTCGGACTCTCTCGTCGGCGGTCCCGACGCCACGGCGCTCGACACGACGACGACGGCGGAGCGCGACCAGCGCACCGTGATCCCGGTGATCTTCGGCATCGTCTTCCTGATCCTCGTGGTGCTCCTGCGCGCGCTCGTCGCGCCGGTGCTGCTCATCGCGACGGTGCTGCTCACGTACGTCGGGAGCATGGGCCTGGGGAGCCTCGTGTTCCGGTACGTCCTGGACATCCCGGCGTTCGACACGACAGTCGTGCTCTACGCGTTCCTGTTCCTCGTGGCGCTCGGGGTGGACTACAACATCTTCCTCGTCACGCGGGCGCGCGAGGAGGCGCGCGCGAGCGGCACGCGGGAGGGCATGATCCGCGCGGTGAGCTCCACCGGTGGCGTGATCACGAGCGCCGGAATCCTGCTCGCCGCCGTGTTCGCCGTCCTGGGCGTGCTGCCCGTGATCGCGCTGCTGCAGATCGGGATCATCGTGTGCGTCGGCGTGCTGCTCGACACGCTCGTGGTCCGCACGCTGCTCGTCCCGGCCCTGGCCGGGGTTCTCGGCGAGCGGTTCTGGTGGCCGGGCCGGGTCGGCGAGCGCGGGTCTGGGCGGGAGGGACGCGTGGGAGCCCACGCGATGGCCGAGGGCTCAGCGGGTCGGTGA
- a CDS encoding MarR family winged helix-turn-helix transcriptional regulator — protein sequence MADGRRDDIPPSALLDPRVIDPGQEVVSHAGMDEAEITQVVRVLTAIRGWRETEQRISLASRDHMKLGETDMRALRFLVAAKNQGIAVTPGMLAEHLNISSAATTKLLDRLSAAGHVERGPHPTDRRALVVTITQSTHEQVRDTVGRTHARRFEAAARLTPDERETVVRFLRDLSGDDPPTTADAPDAGPDQHGAQPPSSPTR from the coding sequence ATGGCTGACGGCCGCCGCGACGACATCCCTCCCTCCGCCCTGCTCGATCCGCGTGTGATCGACCCAGGGCAGGAGGTCGTGAGCCATGCCGGGATGGACGAGGCCGAGATCACCCAGGTCGTCCGCGTGCTGACGGCGATCCGCGGCTGGCGGGAGACCGAGCAGCGGATCAGCCTCGCCTCGCGTGACCACATGAAGCTCGGCGAGACGGACATGCGCGCCCTGCGCTTCCTCGTCGCCGCGAAGAACCAGGGCATCGCCGTGACGCCCGGGATGCTGGCCGAGCACCTCAACATCTCGTCGGCGGCGACCACGAAGCTGCTGGACCGCCTCTCGGCCGCCGGCCACGTGGAGCGGGGCCCGCACCCGACCGACCGGCGCGCGCTCGTCGTCACCATCACGCAGAGCACGCACGAACAGGTCCGCGACACGGTCGGGCGCACCCACGCCCGGCGGTTCGAGGCCGCGGCACGCCTCACTCCCGACGAGCGGGAGACGGTCGTCCGGTTCCTGCGCGACCTCAGCGGCGACGATCCCCCGACGACCGCGGACGCACCCGACGCGGGTCCGGACCAGCACGGCGCACAGCCGCCTTCGTCACCGACCCGCTGA